From Mesotoga sp. Brook.08.105.5.1, one genomic window encodes:
- a CDS encoding putative toxin-antitoxin system toxin component, PIN family translates to MKIVVDTNVLVASLINPHGSPAGVLNCILSSRVLPCFDARIIDEYERVLQRPRFGFRSDDVRALLDFFVRVGFFVTPEPVSLELPDLSDLPFVEVSRATNSPIVTGNAKHFPADFITVLSPAALIEIVHRRA, encoded by the coding sequence ATGAAGATAGTAGTAGACACAAACGTCCTTGTCGCGTCTCTAATAAATCCTCACGGAAGTCCCGCAGGTGTTCTCAATTGTATTCTCTCGAGTCGTGTTCTTCCCTGTTTCGATGCAAGAATTATCGATGAATACGAGAGGGTTCTTCAAAGACCGAGATTTGGATTCAGGAGCGACGATGTCCGGGCGCTTCTGGATTTCTTTGTTAGGGTCGGTTTTTTTGTGACTCCCGAACCTGTCTCTTTGGAGCTTCCAGATCTATCGGATTTACCTTTTGTTGAAGTCTCTAGAGCCACTAACAGTCCGATCGTTACGGGGAATGCGAAACACTTTCCCGCTGATTTCATAACTGTCCTGAGTCCTGC
- a CDS encoding type II toxin-antitoxin system Phd/YefM family antitoxin produces the protein MKYIATRDLRSNPSAVWKTLDEGSEVIVTVNGKPKAIMIRADEDLEFLIKAISRAKAELAVERMRLQSLKNGLDSLSSEEIEREISESRKADR, from the coding sequence ATGAAGTACATAGCGACTCGAGACCTGAGAAGCAATCCCTCAGCGGTCTGGAAAACGCTTGATGAGGGATCGGAGGTTATCGTTACGGTTAACGGGAAGCCTAAGGCAATAATGATAAGGGCGGACGAGGATCTCGAATTTCTCATAAAAGCTATTTCCCGGGCAAAAGCTGAACTCGCGGTCGAAAGAATGCGACTCCAGTCTTTGAAGAACGGTCTTGATAGTCTTTCTTCAGAGGAGATTGAGAGAGAGATCTCTGAAAGCAGAAAAGCAGATAGATGA
- a CDS encoding type II secretion system protein, protein MKNRKRGFSLVELLIVLAVIAALIATITPVALNAIKKAKATQVAQNLKTLATALENAAYVNGADASGIKKPDGGYFTATDDIKLLARDVDKDLYGIWYAEVDDGKFKVSVFTKEAVDFTTSQGVLKDLTKTTPSTYLAGKTPTKLGLNSDSPFSFGYNFEFIVY, encoded by the coding sequence ATGAAGAACAGAAAAAGAGGATTTTCACTGGTTGAACTGTTGATAGTGCTCGCAGTTATCGCAGCATTGATTGCAACAATCACCCCCGTGGCACTGAATGCTATCAAAAAGGCCAAGGCAACTCAGGTTGCTCAGAACCTTAAGACTCTCGCCACTGCGCTTGAGAACGCGGCATATGTGAATGGAGCAGATGCCAGTGGAATAAAGAAACCTGATGGAGGTTACTTCACAGCAACAGATGATATCAAATTACTTGCAAGAGATGTTGACAAAGATCTTTACGGTATATGGTACGCAGAAGTAGATGACGGAAAATTCAAAGTGTCTGTCTTTACCAAAGAAGCTGTCGATTTCACGACTTCACAGGGTGTTCTTAAAGATCTCACTAAAACAACACCAAGTACCTATCTAGCAGGCAAAACTCCAACTAAGCTCGGTTTAAATTCTGATAGCCCATTCAGTTTTGGATATAACTTCGAATTCATAGTATATTGA
- a CDS encoding type II secretion system protein gives MNNRKRGFSLVELLIVLAVIAALIATITPVAMNAIKKAKATQVAQNLKTLASALENAAYVNGINTDGTIKKSGTTTGSIALADLGRDINGEEYGVAYTMTTGGTVQAVIFAKVDADKAEVEKALNSVKEATATGDDTISFTMPDSSTKTYANLSVRPSGSTVSISSGTKLLYYSIEFTIY, from the coding sequence ATGAATAACAGAAAAAGAGGATTTTCACTAGTTGAACTTTTGATAGTGCTCGCAGTAATCGCAGCATTGATAGCCACAATCACCCCCGTGGCAATGAATGCTATCAAAAAGGCCAAGGCAACACAGGTAGCACAGAACTTGAAGACACTAGCTAGCGCGCTTGAGAACGCGGCGTATGTGAATGGGATAAATACCGACGGAACGATTAAGAAATCAGGAACAACTACGGGGTCAATCGCGCTAGCTGATCTTGGAAGAGATATAAATGGTGAAGAATATGGTGTTGCGTATACTATGACTACAGGGGGAACAGTACAAGCTGTAATCTTTGCAAAGGTCGATGCAGACAAAGCTGAAGTTGAAAAAGCTCTCAACAGTGTCAAAGAAGCTACTGCTACGGGAGATGATACTATTAGTTTCACAATGCCTGACAGTTCAACAAAGACGTACGCCAATCTCTCGGTAAGGCCTAGCGGGAGCACAGTAAGTATATCTAGCGGGACGAAACTCTTGTACTATTCGATAGAATTCACCATCTATTGA
- a CDS encoding type II secretion system protein — MKNRKKGFSLVELLIVLAVIAALIATITPVAMNAIKKAKATQVAQNLKTLATALENAAYVNGVDSNGRIVGVTKLSDLGRDINGTYYGVAYTETTSGKFKAVVFTTDSVDEEEVIKVLKDATKTSFSASYNTADYLTGGKTDNTDMTVRYEFEFTVY; from the coding sequence ATGAAGAACAGAAAAAAAGGATTTTCGCTAGTTGAACTGTTAATAGTGCTCGCAGTAATCGCCGCATTGATCGCCACCATCACCCCCGTGGCAATGAATGCTATCAAAAAGGCCAAAGCAACTCAGGTAGCGCAGAACTTGAAGACTCTCGCCACTGCGCTTGAGAACGCGGCGTATGTGAATGGGGTAGACAGCAATGGACGTATTGTGGGAGTAACTAAACTAAGTGATCTTGGAAGAGATATAAATGGTACTTATTACGGAGTTGCCTACACGGAAACAACCTCTGGAAAATTCAAAGCGGTAGTATTCACAACAGACAGTGTGGATGAAGAAGAAGTGATAAAAGTTCTAAAAGATGCAACAAAGACTAGCTTTAGCGCTTCATACAATACCGCAGACTACTTAACTGGAGGCAAGACTGATAATACTGACATGACCGTTCGTTACGAATTCGAATTCACAGTATATTGA
- a CDS encoding type II secretion system protein — translation MKNRKRGFSLVELLIVLAVIAALIATITPVAMNAIKKAKATQVAQNLKTLASALENAAYVNGVDDNKKIKGPDGNEEIRIDDLARDLPKKDNDHLYGFAYTQSSGKYDVVVFYTGKDANADSVKDVLNTSDVGYTSTNLDEDNPNNFVDDGAEYKEETGYIYYYFDFTVY, via the coding sequence ATGAAGAACAGAAAAAGAGGATTTTCACTTGTTGAACTGTTGATAGTGCTCGCAGTAATCGCAGCATTGATCGCCACCATCACCCCAGTGGCAATGAATGCTATCAAAAAGGCCAAAGCAACACAGGTAGCACAGAACTTGAAGACACTCGCCAGTGCGCTTGAGAACGCGGCGTATGTGAATGGGGTAGATGATAATAAGAAGATCAAAGGGCCTGATGGTAATGAGGAGATTAGGATTGATGATCTGGCCAGAGATCTTCCAAAGAAAGATAACGATCATCTCTATGGTTTTGCCTACACGCAATCATCTGGCAAATATGATGTCGTTGTTTTCTATACTGGAAAGGATGCTAACGCAGACAGTGTCAAGGACGTTCTAAATACATCAGATGTAGGCTATACTTCTACGAATTTGGACGAAGATAATCCTAATAATTTCGTAGATGATGGAGCAGAATACAAAGAAGAAACTGGATACATTTATTACTACTTTGATTTCACGGTCTATTGA
- a CDS encoding prepilin-type N-terminal cleavage/methylation domain-containing protein: MKNRKRGFSLVELLIVLAVIAALIATITPVALNAIKKAKATQVAQNLKTLATALENAAYVNGVNDNKEIKGPDGNSKISIDDLARDLPKKDNDHLYGFAYTQSSGKYDVVVFYTGKDANAGSVKDVLNASDVGYTSTNLDEVNRSNFVDSGGATYEEETGYIYYYFDFTVY, translated from the coding sequence ATGAAGAACAGAAAAAGAGGATTTTCACTTGTTGAACTGTTGATAGTGCTCGCAGTAATCGCAGCATTGATTGCCACAATCACCCCCGTCGCACTGAATGCTATCAAAAAGGCCAAGGCAACTCAGGTTGCTCAGAACCTTAAGACTCTCGCCACTGCGCTTGAGAACGCGGCGTATGTGAATGGGGTAAATGATAATAAGGAGATCAAAGGACCTGATGGTAATTCGAAGATTAGCATTGATGATCTGGCCAGAGATCTTCCAAAGAAAGATAACGATCATCTCTATGGTTTTGCCTACACGCAATCATCTGGCAAATATGATGTCGTTGTTTTCTATACTGGAAAGGATGCTAACGCAGGCAGTGTCAAGGACGTTCTAAATGCATCAGATGTAGGCTATACTTCTACGAATTTGGACGAAGTTAATCGTAGTAATTTCGTAGACAGTGGTGGAGCAACATACGAAGAAGAAACTGGATACATTTATTACTACTTTGATTTCACGGTCTATTGA